A stretch of the Desulfobacter sp. genome encodes the following:
- a CDS encoding ABC transporter ATP-binding protein, which produces MIAFENIHLDLSGFSLKNINLEIREKDFFALIGPTGSGKSLLLEGIMGLMDFSSGGVRFKGRDMTAVPVELRNLAIVYQDFALFPHLDVTQNILYGTKYHKISKKEVSDRLSMLVSTLGLENILDRRPHNLSGGEKQRVALARSLILNPKVLLLDEPLSALDPLFHNEAKHLLEKIHQELDMTIVMVSHNFNDVIYLANRGAIIHKGQIHQQGDIITLFEKPASRFIADFVGMRNIRPVVVQQGQLKIQDSGLDILASDLTESGHWHMGIRPEEIVLNPNGADLWANRFEGRIKKISNHGVFLDLVLSTQDMDFEAIWPRSYLRDHKLEVGQTVGFAFHPESVHIF; this is translated from the coding sequence ATGATTGCCTTTGAAAATATTCACCTGGACCTGTCCGGATTCAGCCTTAAAAATATCAATCTTGAGATCCGGGAAAAGGATTTTTTTGCATTGATCGGACCCACAGGGTCTGGCAAGTCACTTTTGCTTGAGGGGATCATGGGGCTGATGGACTTTAGTTCCGGAGGGGTTCGGTTTAAGGGCCGGGACATGACCGCCGTTCCTGTGGAGCTGCGGAACCTTGCCATTGTGTACCAGGATTTTGCCCTGTTTCCCCATCTGGATGTGACCCAGAATATTCTTTACGGCACAAAATACCATAAAATTTCAAAAAAAGAGGTGAGCGATCGGCTTTCCATGCTGGTTTCCACCCTGGGACTGGAAAATATCCTTGACAGACGGCCCCACAATCTCAGCGGCGGGGAAAAGCAGCGGGTGGCCCTGGCCAGATCCCTGATTTTAAATCCCAAGGTGCTGTTATTGGACGAGCCCTTATCCGCCCTGGATCCCTTATTTCACAACGAGGCTAAGCATCTTCTGGAAAAGATTCACCAGGAACTGGATATGACCATTGTCATGGTCTCCCACAATTTTAACGATGTGATTTATCTGGCCAACCGGGGGGCGATTATTCACAAGGGCCAAATCCATCAGCAGGGAGATATTATCACCCTTTTTGAAAAACCTGCGTCCAGGTTTATAGCCGATTTTGTGGGCATGAGAAATATCAGGCCTGTTGTTGTTCAACAGGGCCAACTAAAGATCCAGGACAGCGGTCTTGATATCCTGGCATCAGACCTGACAGAATCCGGGCATTGGCATATGGGCATCCGGCCCGAAGAGATTGTGCTCAATCCTAATGGGGCCGATCTTTGGGCCAACCGGTTTGAAGGGCGCATCAAAAAAATATCAAACCACGGGGTCTTTCTGGATTTGGTTTTATCAACACAGGATATGGATTTTGAGGCCATCTGGCCCCGCAGCTACCTGAGGGACCATAAACTTGAGGTGGGCCAGACGGTCGGGTTTGCCTTTCACCCTGAATCCGTACATATTTTTTAA
- the wtpA gene encoding tungstate ABC transporter substrate-binding protein WtpA, with protein sequence MKTLNAVLMILFVCLLAWPGGVGAQPSGKLTIFHAGSLTVPFAAIEKAFEVQYPDVDVLREAGGSTKMARLISEVGKEADIMASADYKVIDNNLIPKFADWNVRFATNQLVLCYTENSRFSDEINDKNWYEILLKKGVEWGHSDPNLDPCGYRSLMVLQLAEKFYSQTGLFQALLDNRPQKNVRPKSVELVNLLKTGHMDYAWEYLSVAIQHELKYVTLNDHINLGNYKYDNFYQQAEVKVTGKKTNTWKTKKGKSCTYGVTLIKNSPNPEAAKAFLAFLLSPDHGLKTLEQMGQPPFLPARVPDQTMAGKLPENLSVLVEVKN encoded by the coding sequence ATGAAAACATTAAACGCGGTTCTGATGATATTGTTTGTTTGTTTACTGGCCTGGCCCGGGGGGGTGGGGGCTCAACCTTCCGGAAAGCTGACAATTTTTCATGCTGGAAGCCTGACCGTTCCCTTTGCCGCCATTGAAAAAGCCTTTGAAGTCCAATATCCTGATGTGGATGTACTCAGGGAGGCCGGGGGCTCCACTAAAATGGCCCGGCTGATTTCCGAGGTGGGCAAAGAGGCGGATATCATGGCCTCCGCTGATTACAAGGTGATTGACAATAATCTTATTCCCAAATTTGCAGACTGGAATGTCAGGTTTGCCACCAATCAGCTGGTGCTCTGCTATACTGAGAACAGCCGGTTTTCAGATGAGATCAACGATAAAAACTGGTATGAGATTCTTTTGAAAAAAGGGGTGGAATGGGGACATTCAGATCCCAATCTGGATCCTTGCGGGTACCGCAGCCTCATGGTTTTGCAGCTGGCAGAAAAATTTTACAGCCAAACGGGTCTTTTCCAGGCCCTTTTGGACAATCGGCCCCAGAAAAATGTGCGGCCCAAGTCTGTGGAACTGGTCAACCTTTTAAAGACCGGCCATATGGATTATGCCTGGGAATATCTCTCCGTGGCCATCCAGCACGAGCTTAAGTATGTCACCCTGAACGATCATATCAATCTGGGCAATTACAAGTATGATAATTTCTACCAGCAGGCTGAAGTCAAGGTGACCGGGAAAAAAACAAATACCTGGAAAACCAAAAAAGGCAAATCCTGCACCTATGGGGTGACCCTGATCAAAAATAGCCCCAATCCCGAGGCGGCCAAAGCCTTTTTAGCATTCCTGCTCTCTCCGGACCATGGCTTGAAAACCCTCGAACAAATGGGCCAGCCTCCGTTTCTTCCTGCCCGGGTTCCAGATCAGACCATGGCGGGTAAACTGCCTGAAAATCTCTCCGTCCTGGTGGAAGTTAAAAACTGA
- a CDS encoding ABC transporter permease — protein sequence MTKMDHMGRLFMILSLPLILLLTLPLIQMTTEPSFAMLMETLADKDVMVAILRSLSLSLAAGILAFAMGTPLAYLLARKQIPGKKIIEGIIDLPIMIPHPVVGIAILSLAGRNHPLGRFLSEIGIQIMGTKTGIVLVLIFVGLPFYINTVKAGFESVPLRLENASSTLGAGALDTFRRVTLPLTWRHMVLGIIMCTARAISEFGAIVIVAYHPMTAPVMIYERFTAYGLKYSQPVAVWLIFISFALFVMLRMMTRSVHQHYR from the coding sequence ATGACAAAGATGGACCATATGGGCAGGCTTTTTATGATTTTAAGCCTGCCCTTGATTCTTTTACTCACCCTGCCTCTGATCCAGATGACCACAGAGCCGAGTTTTGCCATGCTCATGGAGACCCTGGCAGACAAGGATGTGATGGTGGCTATTTTAAGATCCTTAAGCCTTTCTTTGGCCGCCGGCATCCTGGCCTTTGCCATGGGAACCCCCCTGGCCTATCTGCTGGCCAGAAAGCAGATTCCGGGCAAAAAAATCATTGAGGGGATCATTGATCTGCCCATCATGATTCCCCATCCTGTGGTGGGCATTGCCATTCTCAGCCTTGCCGGGAGAAATCATCCTTTGGGCAGGTTTCTTTCGGAAATTGGGATCCAGATCATGGGGACGAAAACAGGGATTGTTCTGGTCCTGATTTTTGTGGGTCTGCCATTTTATATCAATACGGTCAAGGCCGGGTTTGAAAGCGTGCCCCTGCGGCTTGAAAACGCATCCAGCACATTGGGGGCAGGGGCATTGGATACCTTCAGGCGGGTGACCCTGCCCTTGACCTGGCGCCATATGGTTTTAGGCATCATCATGTGCACGGCCCGGGCCATTTCAGAGTTCGGTGCCATTGTGATCGTGGCCTACCATCCCATGACAGCCCCTGTGATGATTTATGAACGGTTCACGGCCTATGGCCTTAAATATTCCCAGCCCGTGGCGGTCTGGCTGATTTTCATTTCCTTTGCCCTCTTTGTCATGCTCAGAATGATGACTCGGTCTGTACACCAGCATTATAGGTAA
- a CDS encoding C40 family peptidase translates to MFWGIQAQASHPASFKLTEQPLGPVDSSPATLFHQHIPAIAEQFVGMPFKLGGNPKQTGTTDNSSLFYTIYAIAAQKAGLKYKAYLPMRYLLKRTQPVDISSVQNGDLIVLDNNLAAMVYQVAPSGRLHFIYASEKRRQVIAFHSENLVYHAYWLEHLKGFFRLDHDMLLPAKLP, encoded by the coding sequence TTGTTCTGGGGTATTCAGGCACAGGCCAGCCACCCGGCCTCTTTTAAATTGACAGAACAGCCGTTAGGCCCGGTGGACTCAAGCCCTGCAACCCTTTTTCACCAGCATATCCCTGCCATTGCAGAACAATTTGTGGGCATGCCGTTTAAATTGGGAGGAAACCCCAAACAGACGGGCACCACAGACAACTCCTCGCTGTTTTATACCATCTATGCCATTGCCGCCCAAAAGGCAGGCCTAAAATACAAGGCCTATCTTCCCATGCGTTACCTGCTCAAACGTACCCAGCCGGTTGACATCAGCAGCGTACAAAATGGGGATCTCATTGTTCTGGACAACAATCTTGCAGCCATGGTGTACCAGGTAGCCCCCTCAGGACGGCTTCACTTTATCTATGCCTCGGAAAAAAGACGCCAGGTCATTGCCTTTCACAGTGAAAACCTGGTCTACCATGCCTATTGGCTGGAACATCTGAAAGGATTTTTCAGGCTTGATCACGACATGCTTTTGCCGGCCAAACTGCCATAA